One window from the genome of Oncorhynchus gorbuscha isolate QuinsamMale2020 ecotype Even-year linkage group LG14, OgorEven_v1.0, whole genome shotgun sequence encodes:
- the LOC123995346 gene encoding phospholipase B1, membrane-associated-like isoform X2 encodes MRTNFDRQRMLPLLVIALLGFPTATASAMPCTHTSLSETLPSSAHSVRPSDVAVISAIGLPHAQSELSRVLLRLHELLTMFNPEMTRSLHGQTNLYSESSQHRALVEQAKELSLTLRRNQAIDLDADWKLVMLFVQVDELCLCHDQFSETVTAAVQEVDLALQVLQSQLKQTIVNVAVWVGEYVHQNRMCQCMEEIHEWELRLLRAMLTQVLQESLDGHLVEKQWYSNKDDFTVLLQDVPFITADPASFISAAPRARALHTDKLAVQMWANLLQPTIGQQNMENNDMIISVPCPSEDRPFLRTERNSPSDHTNELSPLFDPIMGTHMPCEDHSPSNSTPTSVHALRPGDIKVVAAVGDSLTAGNGVGSGSSVNNLLDVTTQYRGLSWSVGGDENLTTVTTLPNILREFNPSLTGFSVGKGKEHTPQAFLNQAVAGGKAKDIPEQVRALVARMKNDSLVNFQEDWKVITLFIGGNDMCDYCYSSLVYSTENYVRHIRESLDYLHKQVPRALVNLVEPLYIPALRQMHTDLNADLKCPTWLVNILCPCVISPKEGSEALRQLNGLNRDYQRGLHELVESGRYDTHNNFTVVLQPFLRDIIVPQTENGRPDRTYFSPDCFHLSQKTHTLIARALWNNMLEPLGKKTVKLYFDDGIPVKCPSKTSPFVRTYVNSNYTYEEPAPTPPPITSWGSDFSCVVLAPSTSVPTSVHKLRPGDIKVVAALGDSNTAAVGAKAKNVLQLNTQYKGVSWSIGGDQALDTVTTLPNILKKFNPSLYGFSKGQGFLQNSGFNMAVPGAKAFEIPAQVQALIKAMKDDEKVHFEHDWKLVTLFVGARDLCDYCMDQNSLTPKNYSENLMLSLDMLYKEVPRVMVNVVEVLEMDPLRRVTKDALVCTLMQRNACPCFFNPEENSPELTEVNRINQEYQMETERLVSGGHYDGREDFAVVVQPYFRNSFVPFIGDGKPDLSFFSVDCFHISERAHAEMAIALWNNMLEPVGRKQVYNNFTYDRTKINCPFEDQPFIFTKVNSLPSPPVTPTSPVPNPGTTTPNPVAQCDSSTPVWVPVVLGITGLLIGWGVTWLFMSCRERQSKRKMVEGLIEMKRTGF; translated from the exons AGCTGCTGACCATGTTTAACCCTGAAATGACCAGGAGTCTTCATGGTCAGACAAATCTGTATTCTGAATCCTCACAGCACAG AGCTCTTGTAGAGCAGGCAAAGGAACTGTCCCTCACCCTCAGAAGGAACCAG GCCATTGATCTAGACGCAGACTGGAAGCTGGTGATGCTATTCGTCCAGGTGGATGAGCTCTGTTTGTGTCATGACCAG TTCAGCGAGACTGTCACAGCTGCTGTCCAGGAGGTGGATCTTGCTCTGCAGGTGCTGCAGTCACAG TTGAAGCAGACCATTGTCAATGTTGCAGTGTGGGTTGGAGAATACGTTCATCAGAACAG GATGTGTCAATGTATGGAGGAAATACATGAATGGGAGCTCAGACTGCTGAGGGCCATGCTCACTCAAGTCCTGCAG GAGTCCCTTGACGGACACCTGGTGGAGAAGCAGTGGTACAGCAACAAAGATGACTTCACCGTCCTACTGCAGGATGTCCCCTTCATCACAGCAGATCCAGCCTCCTTTATT AGCGCTGCCCCCAGAGCGAGGGCATTACATACAGACAAACTAGCCGTACAGATGTGGGCCAACTTG CTGCAGCCCACCATAGGCCAGCAGAACATGGAGAACAATGATATGATCATCTCGGTGCCATGCCCCAGTGAG GACCGGCCTTTCTTGAGAACAGAGCGGAACTCTCCCTCAGATCACACCAATGAGCTCTCTCCTCTTTTCGACCCT ATCATGGGCACTCATATGCCCTGCGAGGACCATAGCCCTTCCAACTCCACACCCACCTCAG TTCACGCCCTTCGGCCTGGCGATATCAAAGTCGTAGCTGCAGTGGGAGACTCTCTGACA GCGGGCAACGGTGTCGGATCGGGATCCAGTGTTAACAACTTACTGGATGTTACGACGCAGTACCGGGGTTTATCATGGAG TGTCGGTGGAGACGAGAACCTCACCACTGTCACCACTCTTCCCA ATATCCTGCGTGAGTTTAACCCCTCCCTGACCGGCTTCTCAGTGGGCAAAGGCAAAGAGCACACCCCTCAGGCCTTCCTCAACCAGGCTGTGGCCGGGGGAAAAGCCAA AGACATACCAGAACAAGTGCGAGCATTGGTGGCCAGGATGAAGAATGACTCG CTTGTTAATTTCCAAGAAGACTGGAAAGTGATCACTTTGTTCATTGGAGGCAATGACATGTGTGACTACTGCTACAGCTCT CTGGTTTATTCCACTGAGAACTATGTGCGACACATTCGTGAGTCTCTGGATTACCTTCATAAACAG GTCCCTAGAGCCCTGGTCAATCTGGTTGAGCCACTCTACATCCCCGCCCTGAGACAGATGCACACAGACTTAAATGCAGATCTCAAGTGCCCTACCTGGCTTGTCAA TATTCTGTGTCCCTGTGTCATCTCGCCAAAGGAGGGTTCTGAAGCACTTCGTCAACTCAATGGTCTGAACAGAGATTATCAG CGAGGACTGCATGAGCTTGTGGAGTCAGGACGGTACGACACTCATAACAACTTCACGGTGGTCCTGCAGCCTTTCCTACGAGACATCATCGTTCCCCAGACAGAG AATGGACGTCCAGACCGTACTTACTTCAGTCCTGACTGCTTCCATCTCAGTCAGAAGACCCATACTCTGATAGCCCGCGCTCTCTGGAATAACATG CTGGAGCCTCTGGGCAAGAAGACTGTCAAACTGTACTTTGACGATGGTATCCCTGTGAAATGCCCCTCTAAG ACCTCACCATTCGTGCGGACCTATGTCAACAGCAATTACACCTATGAGGAACCCGCCCCAACACCTCCACCAATCACG AGCTGGGGAAGTGACTTCTCTTGTGTGGTCTTGGCTCCATCCACCTCTGTGCCTACATCAG TTCATAAGCTGCGACCAGGAGacatcaaggtggtggcagcACTGGGAGACTCAAACACG GCAGCAGTTGGAGCCAAGGCAAAGAATGTGTTGCAGCTCAACACGCAGTACAAAGGAGTGTCATGGAG CATCGGAGGAGATCAGGCCTTGGACACTGTCACCACACTACCAA acatccTGAAGAAATTCAACCCTTCCCTCTATGGCTTCTCCAAGGGTCAGGGCTTCCTGCAGAATAGTGGCTTCAACATGGCGGTGCCTGGAGCCAAGGCCTT TGAGATCCCAGCCCAAGTCCAAGCTCTAATCAAGGCCATGAAAGATGATGAG AAGGTGCATTTTGAACATGATTGGAAGCTAGTGACCTTATTCGTTGGCGCCAGAGATCTTTGTGATTATTGCATGGACCAG AACAGCCTTACACCCAAGAACTACAGTGAGAATCTGATGTTGAGCTTGGACATGCTGTACAAAGAG gTACCGAGGGTAATGGTCAATGTTGTCGAGGTTCTGGAGATGGATCCATTGAGGAGAGTGACTAAGGATGCTCTGGTCTGCACCCTTATGCAGAG AAATGCTTGCCCCTGCTTTTTCAACCCTGAAGAGAACTCTCCTGAGCTTACAGAGGTCAATCGGATCAACCAGGAATACCAG ATGGAGACTGAGCGACTGGTCTCTGGGGGGCACTATGATGGGCGAGAGGACTTTGCTGTCGTCGTACAACCCTACTTCCGAAACTCCTTTGTCCCTTTCATTGGG GATGGGAAGCCTGACTTGAGTTTCTTCTCGGTGGACTGTTTCCACATCAGTGAGCGAGCACACGCTGAGATGGCCATCGCTCTCTGGAACAACATG TTGGAGCCGGTGGGCAGGAAGCAGGTCTACAACAACTTCACATACGACCGCACCAAAATCAACTGTCCTTTTGAG GATCAACCCTTCATCTTCACTAAGGTCAATAGCCTACCAAGCCCACCTGTAACCCCCACCTCACCTGTCCCAAACCCTGGCACCACCACCCCAAACCCTGTGGCCCAGTGTGACTCCTCCACGCCTGTGTGGGTGCCTGTGGTGCTTGGTATCACCGGCTTACTGATCGGCTGGGGAGTCACCTGGCTATTTATGTCCTGCAGAGAACGGCAGAGTAAGAGGAAAATGGTAGAGGGATTGATTGAGATGAAAAGAACTGGTTTCTAA
- the LOC123995346 gene encoding phospholipase B1, membrane-associated-like isoform X1 — MRTNFDRQRMLPLLVIALLGFPTATASAMPCTHTSLSETLPSSAHSVRPSDVAVISAIGLPHAQSSELSRVLLRLHELLTMFNPEMTRSLHGQTNLYSESSQHRALVEQAKELSLTLRRNQAIDLDADWKLVMLFVQVDELCLCHDQFSETVTAAVQEVDLALQVLQSQLKQTIVNVAVWVGEYVHQNRMCQCMEEIHEWELRLLRAMLTQVLQESLDGHLVEKQWYSNKDDFTVLLQDVPFITADPASFISAAPRARALHTDKLAVQMWANLLQPTIGQQNMENNDMIISVPCPSEDRPFLRTERNSPSDHTNELSPLFDPIMGTHMPCEDHSPSNSTPTSVHALRPGDIKVVAAVGDSLTAGNGVGSGSSVNNLLDVTTQYRGLSWSVGGDENLTTVTTLPNILREFNPSLTGFSVGKGKEHTPQAFLNQAVAGGKAKDIPEQVRALVARMKNDSLVNFQEDWKVITLFIGGNDMCDYCYSSLVYSTENYVRHIRESLDYLHKQVPRALVNLVEPLYIPALRQMHTDLNADLKCPTWLVNILCPCVISPKEGSEALRQLNGLNRDYQRGLHELVESGRYDTHNNFTVVLQPFLRDIIVPQTENGRPDRTYFSPDCFHLSQKTHTLIARALWNNMLEPLGKKTVKLYFDDGIPVKCPSKTSPFVRTYVNSNYTYEEPAPTPPPITSWGSDFSCVVLAPSTSVPTSVHKLRPGDIKVVAALGDSNTAAVGAKAKNVLQLNTQYKGVSWSIGGDQALDTVTTLPNILKKFNPSLYGFSKGQGFLQNSGFNMAVPGAKAFEIPAQVQALIKAMKDDEKVHFEHDWKLVTLFVGARDLCDYCMDQNSLTPKNYSENLMLSLDMLYKEVPRVMVNVVEVLEMDPLRRVTKDALVCTLMQRNACPCFFNPEENSPELTEVNRINQEYQMETERLVSGGHYDGREDFAVVVQPYFRNSFVPFIGDGKPDLSFFSVDCFHISERAHAEMAIALWNNMLEPVGRKQVYNNFTYDRTKINCPFEDQPFIFTKVNSLPSPPVTPTSPVPNPGTTTPNPVAQCDSSTPVWVPVVLGITGLLIGWGVTWLFMSCRERQSKRKMVEGLIEMKRTGF, encoded by the exons AGCTGCTGACCATGTTTAACCCTGAAATGACCAGGAGTCTTCATGGTCAGACAAATCTGTATTCTGAATCCTCACAGCACAG AGCTCTTGTAGAGCAGGCAAAGGAACTGTCCCTCACCCTCAGAAGGAACCAG GCCATTGATCTAGACGCAGACTGGAAGCTGGTGATGCTATTCGTCCAGGTGGATGAGCTCTGTTTGTGTCATGACCAG TTCAGCGAGACTGTCACAGCTGCTGTCCAGGAGGTGGATCTTGCTCTGCAGGTGCTGCAGTCACAG TTGAAGCAGACCATTGTCAATGTTGCAGTGTGGGTTGGAGAATACGTTCATCAGAACAG GATGTGTCAATGTATGGAGGAAATACATGAATGGGAGCTCAGACTGCTGAGGGCCATGCTCACTCAAGTCCTGCAG GAGTCCCTTGACGGACACCTGGTGGAGAAGCAGTGGTACAGCAACAAAGATGACTTCACCGTCCTACTGCAGGATGTCCCCTTCATCACAGCAGATCCAGCCTCCTTTATT AGCGCTGCCCCCAGAGCGAGGGCATTACATACAGACAAACTAGCCGTACAGATGTGGGCCAACTTG CTGCAGCCCACCATAGGCCAGCAGAACATGGAGAACAATGATATGATCATCTCGGTGCCATGCCCCAGTGAG GACCGGCCTTTCTTGAGAACAGAGCGGAACTCTCCCTCAGATCACACCAATGAGCTCTCTCCTCTTTTCGACCCT ATCATGGGCACTCATATGCCCTGCGAGGACCATAGCCCTTCCAACTCCACACCCACCTCAG TTCACGCCCTTCGGCCTGGCGATATCAAAGTCGTAGCTGCAGTGGGAGACTCTCTGACA GCGGGCAACGGTGTCGGATCGGGATCCAGTGTTAACAACTTACTGGATGTTACGACGCAGTACCGGGGTTTATCATGGAG TGTCGGTGGAGACGAGAACCTCACCACTGTCACCACTCTTCCCA ATATCCTGCGTGAGTTTAACCCCTCCCTGACCGGCTTCTCAGTGGGCAAAGGCAAAGAGCACACCCCTCAGGCCTTCCTCAACCAGGCTGTGGCCGGGGGAAAAGCCAA AGACATACCAGAACAAGTGCGAGCATTGGTGGCCAGGATGAAGAATGACTCG CTTGTTAATTTCCAAGAAGACTGGAAAGTGATCACTTTGTTCATTGGAGGCAATGACATGTGTGACTACTGCTACAGCTCT CTGGTTTATTCCACTGAGAACTATGTGCGACACATTCGTGAGTCTCTGGATTACCTTCATAAACAG GTCCCTAGAGCCCTGGTCAATCTGGTTGAGCCACTCTACATCCCCGCCCTGAGACAGATGCACACAGACTTAAATGCAGATCTCAAGTGCCCTACCTGGCTTGTCAA TATTCTGTGTCCCTGTGTCATCTCGCCAAAGGAGGGTTCTGAAGCACTTCGTCAACTCAATGGTCTGAACAGAGATTATCAG CGAGGACTGCATGAGCTTGTGGAGTCAGGACGGTACGACACTCATAACAACTTCACGGTGGTCCTGCAGCCTTTCCTACGAGACATCATCGTTCCCCAGACAGAG AATGGACGTCCAGACCGTACTTACTTCAGTCCTGACTGCTTCCATCTCAGTCAGAAGACCCATACTCTGATAGCCCGCGCTCTCTGGAATAACATG CTGGAGCCTCTGGGCAAGAAGACTGTCAAACTGTACTTTGACGATGGTATCCCTGTGAAATGCCCCTCTAAG ACCTCACCATTCGTGCGGACCTATGTCAACAGCAATTACACCTATGAGGAACCCGCCCCAACACCTCCACCAATCACG AGCTGGGGAAGTGACTTCTCTTGTGTGGTCTTGGCTCCATCCACCTCTGTGCCTACATCAG TTCATAAGCTGCGACCAGGAGacatcaaggtggtggcagcACTGGGAGACTCAAACACG GCAGCAGTTGGAGCCAAGGCAAAGAATGTGTTGCAGCTCAACACGCAGTACAAAGGAGTGTCATGGAG CATCGGAGGAGATCAGGCCTTGGACACTGTCACCACACTACCAA acatccTGAAGAAATTCAACCCTTCCCTCTATGGCTTCTCCAAGGGTCAGGGCTTCCTGCAGAATAGTGGCTTCAACATGGCGGTGCCTGGAGCCAAGGCCTT TGAGATCCCAGCCCAAGTCCAAGCTCTAATCAAGGCCATGAAAGATGATGAG AAGGTGCATTTTGAACATGATTGGAAGCTAGTGACCTTATTCGTTGGCGCCAGAGATCTTTGTGATTATTGCATGGACCAG AACAGCCTTACACCCAAGAACTACAGTGAGAATCTGATGTTGAGCTTGGACATGCTGTACAAAGAG gTACCGAGGGTAATGGTCAATGTTGTCGAGGTTCTGGAGATGGATCCATTGAGGAGAGTGACTAAGGATGCTCTGGTCTGCACCCTTATGCAGAG AAATGCTTGCCCCTGCTTTTTCAACCCTGAAGAGAACTCTCCTGAGCTTACAGAGGTCAATCGGATCAACCAGGAATACCAG ATGGAGACTGAGCGACTGGTCTCTGGGGGGCACTATGATGGGCGAGAGGACTTTGCTGTCGTCGTACAACCCTACTTCCGAAACTCCTTTGTCCCTTTCATTGGG GATGGGAAGCCTGACTTGAGTTTCTTCTCGGTGGACTGTTTCCACATCAGTGAGCGAGCACACGCTGAGATGGCCATCGCTCTCTGGAACAACATG TTGGAGCCGGTGGGCAGGAAGCAGGTCTACAACAACTTCACATACGACCGCACCAAAATCAACTGTCCTTTTGAG GATCAACCCTTCATCTTCACTAAGGTCAATAGCCTACCAAGCCCACCTGTAACCCCCACCTCACCTGTCCCAAACCCTGGCACCACCACCCCAAACCCTGTGGCCCAGTGTGACTCCTCCACGCCTGTGTGGGTGCCTGTGGTGCTTGGTATCACCGGCTTACTGATCGGCTGGGGAGTCACCTGGCTATTTATGTCCTGCAGAGAACGGCAGAGTAAGAGGAAAATGGTAGAGGGATTGATTGAGATGAAAAGAACTGGTTTCTAA